In one Neobacillus sp. CF12 genomic region, the following are encoded:
- a CDS encoding NDP-sugar synthase, with product MKSAIILAAGKGSKMFPFNAVRSKTTIKIGGKSLIRYNIESIVAMGIKEIVVVVNEEHQREIENLLSDIENVIFVTDQTNLGSAESLVKGAEKLSDTKDFIVLYGDTIVEQKDLENLVNSIKPAVLLKNLEESSRNWIGASIENGFIQSIGAHYRGNSITHQFAGFHFDDTLLDYVKRTPDYFPDVKVGVGVPKERYIEAGLLKSLDKVKLKAIECSGYFFDIDKPWHLLEANQFMVDHFCNALQENQLAEGATISANATIHGHVKLGKNSSIGDRVVIHGNLLVGDNTIIDNGAIFNGNAVIGDHTKISNYCIIYDGVSIGSNCIFDHCAEFLGGMVMDKVYLYHYGEFYGAIGSHTDIGAATVCGTLRFDDGETEHVVNGRKEIPLHFSNAAYLGDYCRTGVNTIIMPGCKIGAYSVLGAGAIIDKDIENNSLVFVKQDLIIKKWSENKYGW from the coding sequence GTGAAAAGCGCCATTATACTTGCGGCAGGCAAAGGTAGTAAAATGTTTCCTTTCAATGCGGTTCGCTCCAAAACAACAATAAAAATCGGAGGAAAGTCATTAATCCGCTATAACATTGAATCCATTGTGGCAATGGGAATAAAAGAAATTGTTGTTGTCGTTAATGAGGAACATCAAAGAGAAATAGAAAATCTTTTATCAGATATAGAAAACGTTATATTTGTAACAGATCAGACAAATCTAGGAAGCGCAGAAAGTCTGGTAAAAGGAGCGGAAAAACTCTCTGATACTAAGGACTTTATCGTTCTCTATGGGGATACCATCGTTGAACAAAAGGATTTAGAAAACTTAGTGAATTCTATAAAACCTGCTGTGTTGTTGAAAAATTTGGAGGAATCGTCTAGAAACTGGATTGGTGCGAGTATTGAGAATGGGTTTATTCAATCGATTGGTGCCCACTATCGTGGGAACAGCATTACCCATCAATTTGCAGGATTTCACTTTGACGATACACTTTTAGATTATGTGAAAAGAACTCCAGATTATTTTCCAGATGTAAAAGTAGGTGTAGGTGTTCCCAAAGAGAGATATATTGAAGCTGGACTTCTGAAATCGCTTGATAAAGTAAAATTGAAAGCGATCGAATGTAGTGGATATTTCTTTGATATTGACAAACCTTGGCATTTGTTAGAAGCGAACCAATTTATGGTGGATCATTTTTGTAATGCGCTACAAGAGAACCAACTCGCAGAAGGTGCGACGATCTCAGCAAATGCAACCATTCATGGCCATGTAAAACTGGGCAAGAACTCCTCAATTGGTGATCGAGTTGTCATTCACGGCAACCTGCTTGTGGGTGACAATACAATCATTGATAATGGAGCTATTTTTAATGGCAATGCTGTGATTGGTGATCATACAAAAATTAGTAATTACTGCATTATTTACGATGGAGTATCGATAGGATCAAATTGTATATTCGACCATTGTGCAGAGTTCCTTGGTGGAATGGTGATGGATAAGGTATATCTTTACCACTATGGCGAGTTTTATGGTGCTATTGGGAGTCATACGGATATCGGAGCAGCTACCGTTTGCGGAACATTACGCTTTGATGACGGAGAAACTGAACACGTTGTGAATGGACGAAAAGAAATACCCTTACATTTTTCAAATGCTGCTTATCTTGGCGATTATTGCAGAACGGGCGTGAATACGATAATTATGCCTGGTTGTAAAATAGGTGCTTATAGTGTTCTCGGAGCTGGTGCTATCATAGATAAAGATATCGAAAACAATAGTCTTGTTTTCGTGAAACAAGATCTAATTATTAAAAAATGGAGCGAAAATAAATACGGCTGGTAA
- a CDS encoding SIS domain-containing protein, with the protein MDNYYQYVTANLEKLYKTQIKKMDEAATCIFEALQNGGRFLVTGSGHSHMFAEEFYVRAGGFAQVSPILPNEFFLHDHPLKSTVIERLEAYAKVIFDLYKINSKDVLVIASNSGRNGMTVELAKMAQECGTKVIAFTNPNHPAGSKSRHSSGKYLFDFSDVVIDSCTGPGDAHFYVEEANTGMGATSTMAGAFVAQTISILLAKKYHQAGMKPPVFKSSNVDGGDEWNKELFAKYYGV; encoded by the coding sequence ATGGATAATTATTATCAATATGTAACAGCAAATCTCGAAAAGCTGTATAAGACACAGATTAAAAAAATGGATGAAGCAGCCACATGCATTTTTGAAGCACTACAAAATGGAGGTCGCTTTCTTGTTACAGGTTCAGGTCACTCCCATATGTTTGCAGAGGAATTTTACGTAAGAGCGGGTGGATTTGCACAAGTATCGCCTATTTTACCAAATGAGTTTTTTTTACACGATCATCCTTTAAAAAGTACTGTGATTGAACGCTTAGAAGCCTATGCAAAAGTTATCTTTGATTTATATAAAATCAACTCAAAGGATGTACTTGTCATTGCTTCTAATTCGGGAAGAAATGGTATGACTGTTGAGCTTGCAAAAATGGCACAGGAATGTGGTACAAAGGTCATTGCTTTTACAAATCCGAATCATCCTGCAGGCTCAAAATCAAGACACAGTAGCGGAAAATATCTATTTGACTTCAGTGATGTAGTTATTGATAGTTGTACTGGACCTGGGGATGCTCACTTTTATGTAGAAGAAGCAAACACAGGTATGGGGGCAACTTCTACTATGGCGGGAGCTTTTGTTGCTCAAACCATTTCTATTTTGTTAGCAAAAAAGTACCATCAAGCTGGAATGAAACCGCCAGTGTTTAAGAGTTCTAATGTTGATGGCGGAGATGAATGGAATAAAGAACTTTTTGCGAAGTATTATGGTGTTTAA